A segment of the Mycobacterium intracellulare ATCC 13950 genome:
TCTGCATCACGTTGCCGTAGCCGAATTCCTTGTGCAACGCATCGCGAATCTCGTTGCGGTAGCGCTCTTTCAGGCGCGGCTGCACCTTTTCTGCAGTGGTCATGTCAGATGTCCTTGCCGTTGCGCTTGGAGATGCGGACGCGCTTGCCGGTCTCCTCGTCGACCCGGTAGCCGACGCGGGTCGGCTTGCCGTCCGAGTCGACCACCATCACGTTGGACGCGTCGATCGGGGCTTCCTGGGTGACGATTCCGCCCGACTGGGCTCCGCGCTGGTTGGTCGAAATCGCGGTGTGCTTCTTGATGGCGTTGACGCCCTCGACCAGCACCCGGTTGCGCTCGGGGTAGACCTTGAGCACCTTGCCTTTGGCGCCCTTGTCCTTACCCGCGATCACCAGGACGGTGTCGTCCTTTTTGACCTTCATCTACAAAACCTCCGGAGCCAGCGAGATGATCTTCATGAACCGCTTCTCGCGCAGTTCGCGGCCGACGGGCCCGAAGATGCGCGTCCCGCGTGGGTCGTTGTCGGGCTTGATGATCACCGCGGCGTTCTCGTCGAATTTGATGTAGCTGCCGTCGGGGCGCCTGCGCTCCTTGACCGTGCGCACCACGACGGCCTTGACGACGTCCCCACGCTTGACGTTGCCGCCGGGGATGGCGTCCTTGACGGTGGCGACGATGACATCGCCGATGCCGGCGTAGCGTCGCGACGAACCGCCGAGCACACGGATGCACAAGATCTCCTTGGCGCCGGTGTTGTCGGCGACCTTCAGCCGCGATTCCTGCTGAATCACTCGATCTCCTGACCTGGTTGCGTGTGCACGGCAGGAGAACCCACCTGGGTGAGCCTTCGGCGGGCATGACCCACCAAAAACCTGAC
Coding sequences within it:
- the rplX gene encoding 50S ribosomal protein L24; translated protein: MKVKKDDTVLVIAGKDKGAKGKVLKVYPERNRVLVEGVNAIKKHTAISTNQRGAQSGGIVTQEAPIDASNVMVVDSDGKPTRVGYRVDEETGKRVRISKRNGKDI
- the rplN gene encoding 50S ribosomal protein L14 translates to MIQQESRLKVADNTGAKEILCIRVLGGSSRRYAGIGDVIVATVKDAIPGGNVKRGDVVKAVVVRTVKERRRPDGSYIKFDENAAVIIKPDNDPRGTRIFGPVGRELREKRFMKIISLAPEVL